The Rhizobium indicum genome has a segment encoding these proteins:
- a CDS encoding SDR family NAD(P)-dependent oxidoreductase, translating into MKLCLEGKVAIVTGAGSGIGAAVSRQLADEGVEVVAADIDADAAYKIAYAIRSNGGRAHEFVVDVSDSGDVQKLIDFTVETCGGLDLAVNNAGIDGVRAAVADYPLDNWHRVMNVNLNGVFYCMKSEIGAMLKLGGGAIVNLSSTLGSVGLPTAAAYTAAKHGVVGLTKVAAMEYARLGIRINAVGPGWIETPLLSEHLEAASTRRMASLQPMGRRGKPEEVATLVCFLLSEQASFITGGHYLVDGAYTAH; encoded by the coding sequence ATGAAGCTTTGCCTGGAAGGAAAAGTCGCGATCGTAACGGGCGCAGGTTCCGGAATTGGCGCCGCCGTTTCTCGACAACTCGCTGATGAGGGTGTTGAGGTTGTGGCTGCCGATATCGATGCGGACGCAGCGTACAAGATTGCCTACGCAATCCGGTCAAATGGGGGCCGTGCCCATGAATTTGTCGTCGATGTCAGTGATAGTGGAGATGTGCAGAAGCTTATCGATTTTACCGTTGAGACATGTGGCGGCTTGGACCTGGCCGTCAATAATGCCGGAATCGATGGGGTTCGCGCAGCGGTCGCAGATTATCCGCTCGACAATTGGCACAGGGTGATGAACGTCAATCTCAACGGCGTTTTCTATTGTATGAAGTCCGAAATTGGCGCGATGCTTAAGCTGGGTGGCGGCGCAATCGTGAATTTGTCTTCCACTCTCGGGTCCGTTGGATTACCCACCGCGGCGGCATACACCGCAGCCAAGCACGGGGTTGTTGGGCTGACGAAAGTCGCTGCGATGGAGTATGCGAGATTGGGTATCCGCATAAATGCCGTCGGTCCCGGCTGGATCGAAACGCCACTTTTGTCAGAGCACCTTGAGGCCGCGAGTACGCGACGCATGGCATCGCTTCAACCAATGGGCAGGCGTGGAAAACCGGAAGAGGTCGCGACGCTTGTGTGTTTCCTCTTGTCCGAGCAGGCCAGTTTCATCACCGGGGGGCACTATTTGGTAGACGGGGCCTATACCGCTCATTGA
- a CDS encoding ABC transporter substrate-binding protein: MKVLKKTLLLAAIGSSLFATAASAEQVNLTWQMWTGSETDTKSWQHLAEMVTAKYPDIKVTLTTTGWVDYWTRLPVLAASGQLADIVSMQSLRMPNFYSLLEPLNDRIEADKFDVAAFTPSIIGGMSVDKQLYGLPYDVGPWVIYYNQDALEAAGVPLPKPGWTLAEFTDAAKKLTKDGKYGFGITPTNYSVLAAAWGDKYVNDAGELDLTSASAVAAADRVIGFAAKDKIAPLVPSGGADPGDVVQGRFNSGNVAMYIDGPWSIIGMKDQAKFKIGLTTLPRDEGELSAVTAGSGFGISTSSKNKDAAWKAIQVLTSPEALTYLAEGGRALPARTAAQSAWYKVAAKDITNGGEAIDYSLAHSVPYVITNNWAAVENLFNQYFPPAFAGSADAKQTMESIQSLAQQ, encoded by the coding sequence ATGAAGGTTCTGAAGAAAACGCTTTTGCTTGCCGCTATCGGCAGCAGTCTTTTTGCCACAGCCGCATCGGCCGAGCAGGTCAACCTGACCTGGCAGATGTGGACCGGCTCCGAAACCGACACCAAGAGTTGGCAGCACCTGGCAGAGATGGTGACCGCCAAGTATCCCGATATCAAGGTGACGCTGACGACGACGGGCTGGGTCGACTACTGGACGCGGCTGCCGGTGCTGGCGGCATCGGGACAGCTCGCCGACATCGTTTCCATGCAGTCGCTGCGCATGCCGAACTTCTATTCGCTGCTCGAGCCCCTGAATGACCGGATCGAGGCCGATAAGTTCGACGTCGCCGCCTTCACACCCTCGATCATCGGCGGCATGTCCGTCGACAAGCAGCTTTACGGTCTGCCTTATGACGTTGGTCCGTGGGTCATCTATTATAACCAGGACGCGCTCGAAGCCGCCGGCGTTCCGCTGCCGAAGCCGGGCTGGACACTTGCCGAGTTCACCGATGCCGCCAAGAAGCTGACGAAGGACGGCAAGTATGGCTTCGGCATCACTCCGACCAACTATTCGGTCCTGGCCGCGGCCTGGGGCGATAAATACGTCAACGATGCCGGCGAGCTTGACTTGACCAGTGCGAGCGCAGTTGCCGCCGCCGACAGGGTGATCGGCTTTGCCGCCAAGGATAAGATCGCGCCGCTGGTCCCGTCGGGTGGCGCGGATCCCGGTGATGTCGTCCAGGGCCGGTTCAATTCGGGCAATGTCGCCATGTATATCGACGGCCCCTGGTCGATTATCGGCATGAAGGACCAGGCGAAGTTCAAGATCGGCCTCACCACCCTGCCGCGCGACGAAGGCGAACTGTCGGCCGTCACAGCAGGCTCCGGCTTCGGTATTTCCACGTCAAGCAAGAACAAGGATGCGGCCTGGAAGGCGATCCAGGTGCTGACCAGCCCGGAAGCGCTGACCTATCTTGCCGAAGGGGGGCGCGCATTGCCGGCGCGCACGGCGGCGCAATCCGCCTGGTACAAGGTGGCGGCCAAGGACATCACCAATGGCGGCGAGGCCATCGACTATTCCCTGGCGCACTCCGTGCCCTACGTGATCACCAACAACTGGGCAGCGGTGGAAAACCTCTTCAACCAGTATTTCCCGCCGGCTTTCGCCGGCAGCGCCGATGCCAAGCAGACGATGGAGTCCATCCAGAGCCTCGCGCAGCAATAA
- a CDS encoding protein-S-isoprenylcysteine O-methyltransferase produces MNLSVAVVGEMVWVLGIVAWCIIRYPFERRAKRVPVVSNRRTGSEAIGLAAALVGLAIVPGFYVATGIPEVADYTAHLWAVVIGTILFCAAMWVFRRTHKQLGRNWSITLEIRQRHELICAGPYSLVRHPMYTSFLLMGLSQAFLLSNWVAGMAGLIGFTVLFFLRVDKEERMMLEVFGPQYQAYMAKTKRIIPYLY; encoded by the coding sequence TTGAATTTATCAGTAGCCGTCGTCGGCGAGATGGTCTGGGTTCTTGGAATTGTGGCATGGTGCATCATTCGATACCCATTTGAGCGTCGCGCGAAGCGAGTGCCGGTCGTCAGCAACCGCCGTACCGGTTCGGAGGCGATCGGGCTTGCTGCAGCTCTCGTCGGGCTTGCGATCGTGCCGGGATTTTACGTCGCGACTGGCATCCCTGAGGTGGCCGACTATACCGCCCATTTGTGGGCCGTCGTGATCGGGACAATACTCTTCTGTGCCGCAATGTGGGTCTTTCGAAGAACCCACAAGCAATTAGGACGAAACTGGTCGATTACGCTGGAGATCCGCCAGCGGCACGAATTGATATGCGCTGGCCCGTACTCCCTTGTCCGCCACCCCATGTACACGTCGTTCCTTCTGATGGGGCTTTCACAAGCGTTTCTGCTGTCGAACTGGGTGGCAGGCATGGCGGGCCTGATCGGCTTCACCGTTCTATTCTTCCTAAGGGTGGACAAGGAAGAACGTATGATGTTGGAAGTTTTCGGCCCGCAATACCAAGCGTATATGGCGAAGACCAAGCGCATCATCCCTTATCTTTACTAG
- a CDS encoding carbohydrate ABC transporter permease, with protein MTTDLTSRHPHSVSQHRHRLLRRIGSFASYTGLSLIALLFLFPFFWMVSNAVRSNAEVMAVPVRIFPEEYHWGTFVEAVVSLPFGTFLLNSFVVACGVTAIVIAVSCLSAYAFARLKFPGREGLLLTYLTTLMIPQVMLVIPLFLIVSKFGWINTYHGMILPVAFSSFGTFLLRQFILGIPKDLDEAAMMDGASRLRILVTVIIPLAMPAIGLLALFTFIAQWKSFLWPLIATSGVEMATLPLGLTLFQTQQGTAWNYIMAGATISMVPGVVLAIVLQRVIYKGITVSSGFGGR; from the coding sequence ATGACGACTGATCTGACCTCACGGCATCCGCATTCCGTGTCCCAGCATCGTCACCGCCTATTGCGGCGCATCGGCTCCTTCGCCAGTTACACGGGGCTTTCGCTGATCGCGTTGCTCTTCCTCTTCCCGTTCTTTTGGATGGTGTCGAACGCGGTGCGCTCCAATGCCGAGGTGATGGCCGTGCCGGTCCGCATCTTCCCCGAGGAATATCATTGGGGAACATTCGTCGAAGCCGTGGTTTCCTTGCCGTTCGGAACCTTCCTGTTGAATTCCTTCGTGGTCGCCTGCGGCGTTACGGCGATCGTGATTGCGGTCTCCTGCCTGTCTGCCTACGCTTTTGCTCGGCTGAAATTTCCCGGCCGGGAGGGTCTGCTGCTCACCTATCTCACCACGCTGATGATCCCGCAGGTCATGCTGGTCATTCCGCTCTTCCTCATCGTCAGCAAGTTCGGCTGGATCAACACCTATCACGGCATGATCCTGCCGGTCGCTTTCAGCTCTTTCGGCACCTTTCTGCTGCGGCAGTTCATCCTCGGTATTCCCAAGGATCTCGACGAGGCGGCGATGATGGACGGGGCTTCGCGCCTGCGCATCCTGGTTACGGTCATCATTCCGCTTGCCATGCCGGCCATCGGCCTGCTGGCGCTATTCACCTTCATCGCACAATGGAAGAGTTTCCTCTGGCCGCTGATCGCCACCAGCGGCGTCGAAATGGCCACGCTGCCGCTCGGGCTCACCCTGTTCCAGACACAGCAGGGAACCGCCTGGAACTACATCATGGCCGGTGCGACGATCTCCATGGTGCCGGGTGTCGTGCTGGCCATCGTGCTGCAGAGGGTGATTTACAAGGGCATTACCGTCAGCTCCGGCTTCGGCGGACGCTAA
- a CDS encoding L,D-transpeptidase, with product MDKHHITRRGLMLGSLALMLSGCTLEDRSPLGYAFAMDPDVDPRYRRQEVAYTGSEPPGTIVVDTGRRYLYFVEADGQATRYGVAVGQEGLSFKGEATIGRKAEWPSWKPTDDMIQRKPRLAKYADGVPGGPLNPLGAAALYLYQDGQDTMFRLHGTNAPWSIGHAVSSGCVRLTNANIVDLYSRALVGTRVVVI from the coding sequence ATGGACAAACACCATATCACACGCCGGGGGCTCATGTTGGGTAGCCTAGCGTTGATGCTTTCAGGATGTACTTTGGAGGATCGGTCGCCGCTGGGCTACGCATTTGCTATGGATCCGGATGTCGATCCCCGCTATCGGCGGCAGGAGGTCGCGTATACGGGAAGCGAACCGCCCGGAACCATCGTCGTTGATACAGGGAGGCGCTACCTTTACTTCGTGGAGGCGGATGGCCAGGCCACACGCTATGGTGTTGCCGTCGGACAGGAAGGACTGAGTTTCAAGGGCGAGGCCACCATCGGTCGCAAGGCAGAGTGGCCTTCGTGGAAGCCCACCGACGACATGATTCAGCGCAAGCCCCGGCTGGCGAAATATGCCGACGGCGTACCGGGAGGGCCGCTCAACCCTCTCGGCGCAGCCGCCCTTTATCTCTACCAAGATGGACAAGATACCATGTTCCGGTTGCATGGAACGAATGCTCCCTGGTCGATAGGCCATGCGGTATCAAGCGGGTGCGTTCGCTTGACGAATGCGAACATTGTCGACCTCTACTCTCGTGCTCTTGTGGGCACGCGCGTAGTCGTCATCTGA
- a CDS encoding DUF3422 domain-containing protein: MPMGSEHPLRRELHNELHARPSLYFDGDTDVWHVAIVGENAPPQIPSSLPGLEDVSTTREGNHGIGRIGDGRLKWEAHTEFLTLTFVVPASAEPGSNPPEAFQAYCRQIDGKIIAAVRVLVRDEKDGQRPEKPRLDYVASQVGGGDAEVHSNFRLTDSGFVEFLFFNRNLNAYRTGRMVRRFLEIETYRMMALLALPMARETVSKLSVFDRRLDLLIAHMQSAVKVDKALLSEVTKLSSDVLNFSALARHRFGATKAYAEIVASRSSELREERVEQRQRIGTFIDRRFQPAVRAVHAAERRLDELAERVSLAGDLLRTTVQVQLEDQNASLLTSMEERARIQVHIQQAVEGFSVIAITYYTVGLAKICLESISELGVDPHVSKLAVLGAIPLVLFAVWAAVRHVRKSIAGHSHGPASESH, translated from the coding sequence ATGCCGATGGGCTCCGAGCATCCGCTGCGAAGGGAACTTCACAACGAGCTCCACGCGCGGCCGTCGCTCTACTTCGATGGCGACACGGATGTGTGGCACGTCGCCATCGTCGGAGAAAATGCCCCTCCTCAGATACCAAGTTCCCTGCCGGGACTGGAGGATGTCTCCACGACCCGCGAGGGCAACCACGGCATCGGCCGCATCGGCGACGGCCGGCTGAAGTGGGAGGCTCATACCGAGTTCCTCACCCTGACCTTCGTCGTTCCAGCATCGGCCGAGCCCGGCAGCAATCCGCCGGAAGCGTTTCAGGCCTACTGCCGCCAGATCGACGGGAAGATCATCGCGGCCGTTCGGGTGCTGGTGCGGGACGAAAAGGACGGGCAGCGTCCGGAAAAACCGAGGCTCGACTATGTCGCCTCTCAGGTCGGCGGCGGCGATGCGGAAGTGCATTCGAACTTCCGGCTGACCGACAGCGGTTTCGTCGAATTTCTGTTCTTCAACCGCAACCTCAATGCCTATCGCACCGGCCGCATGGTCAGGCGTTTCCTGGAGATCGAGACGTACCGGATGATGGCGCTGCTGGCGTTGCCGATGGCACGCGAGACGGTGTCGAAGCTTTCCGTCTTCGACCGGCGCCTCGACCTGCTGATCGCGCATATGCAGAGTGCGGTCAAGGTCGACAAAGCCCTGCTTTCCGAGGTCACCAAGCTCTCGTCGGATGTGCTCAATTTCTCCGCTCTCGCCCGTCACCGCTTCGGCGCGACGAAAGCCTATGCGGAGATCGTCGCAAGCAGATCGTCGGAGCTGCGCGAGGAGCGCGTCGAACAGCGCCAGCGGATCGGCACCTTCATCGACCGGCGCTTTCAACCGGCCGTCCGTGCGGTTCACGCCGCCGAACGCCGCCTCGATGAACTGGCCGAACGTGTGAGCCTGGCCGGCGACCTGCTCAGAACCACCGTGCAGGTTCAGCTCGAAGATCAGAACGCCTCACTGCTGACATCAATGGAAGAGCGGGCGCGCATCCAGGTCCATATCCAGCAGGCGGTCGAAGGCTTCTCCGTCATCGCCATCACCTATTACACCGTTGGCCTCGCAAAGATCTGCCTGGAAAGCATCTCCGAACTGGGCGTCGATCCGCACGTGTCGAAGCTCGCCGTTCTCGGCGCCATCCCGCTCGTGCTTTTCGCCGTCTGGGCGGCAGTTCGTCATGTTCGCAAGAGCATTGCCGGCCACTCTCACGGTCCCGCATCAGAGAGCCACTGA
- a CDS encoding alpha-L-fucosidase, which translates to MTSSERQPENPASGGAEKHAWFSQDRLGMFIHWGLYALGARHEWLKNREELTDEHYQRYFDNFDPDLYDPKEWARRARLAGMKYVVVTTKHHEGFCLWDSKVTDYKAPNTPCGKDLLTPLVEAFRAEGLKIGFYYSLLDWHHPDFPIDVHHPLRNHPDAKALNAGRNIANYAAYMREQVSELLTGFGRIDIIWFDFSYPGREYRGLPGKGRADWESERLVDLVRELQPGIIVNNRLDLPPGTLPDVTTPEQYTPRVAPAIASQGVLWETCHTFSGSWGYHRDEDTWKSPEQIIQLLIDSVALGGNLLMNVGPTGRGTLDARAISALEVYQNWMAVNGRSIYGAGPSRYPVPAGCRYTQRGNRLYLHVYNWPYRHIHIEGLADRIAYAQFLHDASEVHWLSHAKDVDSNIGVTVPEGMITLELPVRRPDVTVPVIEIVLKA; encoded by the coding sequence GTGACGAGTTCGGAACGCCAGCCGGAAAATCCGGCATCAGGTGGGGCGGAGAAACACGCCTGGTTCAGCCAGGATCGCCTGGGCATGTTCATCCATTGGGGCCTCTATGCCTTGGGAGCCCGGCACGAGTGGTTGAAAAACCGCGAGGAACTGACCGACGAGCATTACCAGCGCTATTTCGACAATTTCGATCCCGATCTCTACGATCCCAAGGAGTGGGCCCGCCGGGCGCGTCTTGCCGGCATGAAATATGTCGTGGTGACGACCAAGCATCATGAGGGTTTCTGCCTGTGGGACAGCAAGGTGACGGACTACAAGGCGCCGAACACGCCCTGCGGCAAAGATCTGCTCACGCCGCTGGTCGAAGCCTTCCGCGCCGAAGGGCTGAAGATCGGCTTCTACTATTCGTTGCTTGACTGGCACCATCCCGATTTCCCGATCGACGTTCACCATCCGCTGCGCAACCATCCCGACGCCAAGGCCCTGAATGCCGGCCGTAACATCGCCAACTACGCGGCCTATATGCGCGAACAGGTGAGCGAGCTTCTGACCGGCTTCGGCCGCATCGACATCATCTGGTTCGATTTCAGCTATCCCGGGCGCGAATATCGCGGCCTGCCCGGCAAGGGGCGCGCCGATTGGGAGAGCGAGCGCCTGGTGGATCTGGTGCGCGAGCTGCAGCCCGGCATCATCGTCAACAACCGCCTCGATCTGCCGCCCGGCACCCTGCCTGACGTGACGACGCCGGAGCAATATACGCCGCGTGTCGCCCCCGCCATCGCCAGCCAGGGGGTGCTCTGGGAAACCTGCCACACTTTTAGCGGCTCCTGGGGTTATCACCGCGACGAAGATACCTGGAAAAGCCCGGAACAGATCATCCAGCTGTTGATCGATTCCGTCGCGCTCGGCGGCAACCTGCTGATGAATGTCGGCCCGACCGGCCGGGGCACGCTCGATGCGCGCGCCATCAGCGCGCTCGAGGTTTATCAGAACTGGATGGCCGTCAACGGACGTTCCATCTATGGGGCAGGGCCATCTCGCTATCCGGTGCCTGCCGGCTGCCGTTATACCCAGCGCGGCAACCGCCTTTATCTGCATGTTTACAATTGGCCTTACCGCCACATCCACATCGAAGGTCTCGCCGACAGGATCGCCTATGCGCAGTTCCTGCACGACGCCAGCGAGGTGCACTGGCTGAGCCATGCCAAAGATGTGGATTCCAATATCGGCGTGACGGTGCCGGAAGGCATGATCACGCTCGAACTGCCGGTCCGGCGCCCGGACGTTACCGTGCCGGTGATCGAGATCGTCCTGAAGGCGTGA
- a CDS encoding ABC transporter, translating to MSRILVVIVAMFAVANLSACGSMGKGKAPPPAEAVYK from the coding sequence ATGAGCAGAATTTTAGTTGTGATCGTCGCGATGTTTGCGGTGGCCAATCTGAGCGCTTGCGGTTCGATGGGCAAGGGGAAGGCCCCACCGCCGGCAGAAGCAGTCTACAAGTAG
- a CDS encoding LacI family DNA-binding transcriptional regulator, with the protein MTTIRDVARLAGVSISTVSLALNSPKRVGVETLDRIQQAIKSTGYRIDPVAQTLARGRSSLIGFVSANLGNMFFGDIRREIEHQALDHGYFVLIADSSGRADLERALLERLEAQKIAGIALAANGHGEEYATFLRDFKTPIVMFDQKVEGAERDFVGSDNPLTTTILTEHLLQLGHRRIGFISGPSGLHTADERLKGFMNTMAGAGVDIDPSLVVEGGYTRTGGHAQAMRLLTRRDRPTAIIGANNMTGLAALQVMQEMGFRCPDDVSLAMVDDVPWSNVITPRITMVVQDAQKLGELAAQRLLARIASPEGAAAPPEDFILTPRFVRGESTRRL; encoded by the coding sequence ATGACCACGATACGAGACGTAGCGCGCCTTGCGGGGGTTTCCATCTCGACCGTCTCGCTCGCGCTCAACAGCCCGAAGCGGGTCGGCGTCGAGACGCTCGACCGCATCCAGCAGGCGATAAAATCGACCGGTTACCGCATCGACCCGGTGGCCCAGACGCTGGCGCGCGGACGCAGCTCGTTGATCGGTTTCGTTTCGGCCAATCTCGGCAACATGTTCTTCGGCGACATCCGTCGAGAGATCGAGCACCAGGCGCTCGACCACGGTTATTTCGTCCTGATCGCCGACTCCTCCGGCAGGGCCGATCTCGAACGGGCGCTGCTGGAGCGGCTGGAAGCGCAGAAGATCGCCGGAATTGCGCTGGCGGCAAACGGGCACGGCGAGGAGTACGCCACGTTCCTGCGCGACTTCAAAACCCCGATCGTGATGTTCGACCAGAAGGTGGAAGGGGCGGAACGCGATTTTGTCGGTTCCGACAACCCGCTTACCACCACCATCCTGACCGAACATCTGCTGCAGCTCGGCCACAGGCGCATCGGTTTCATCTCCGGGCCGAGCGGCCTGCACACTGCCGACGAGCGCCTGAAGGGTTTCATGAACACGATGGCCGGCGCCGGTGTGGACATCGATCCTTCGCTGGTGGTCGAAGGCGGCTACACCCGGACTGGCGGCCATGCACAGGCGATGCGCCTCTTGACCCGCCGCGACCGGCCGACCGCCATCATCGGCGCCAACAACATGACCGGCCTAGCAGCACTTCAGGTCATGCAGGAGATGGGCTTCCGCTGCCCTGACGACGTGTCGCTGGCGATGGTCGACGACGTGCCCTGGAGCAATGTCATCACGCCTCGCATCACCATGGTGGTGCAGGATGCGCAGAAGCTCGGGGAATTGGCGGCACAACGCCTCCTGGCAAGAATAGCAAGCCCCGAGGGCGCCGCCGCGCCGCCTGAAGATTTCATCCTGACGCCGAGATTCGTACGCGGAGAATCGACCAGGCGGTTGTGA
- a CDS encoding carbohydrate ABC transporter permease, with amino-acid sequence MSQSAVAEVSLQPGRPRRFLKPETQTAMLFLLPSFLGFMVFMALPIVASLALSFTNWQLISTPSFVGFQNYIRLFTVDPAFYTILRNTLFFAVEYLALNLVISLTLAVWISSLKRGKAIFRVIFFLPTFTPTIAASVVWLLIFTPDGLADTIIRALGLGLPNFLLSSTWAMQAIVLVTLWANVGYNVVMFNAALDLVPKHYLEAATIDGANAWQRFWRIRLPLISPTIFFGTVMTAITSLQIFDEIFAMTRGGPGSATATLGFAIYQKGFTNFQMGYASALAWVMFVMIMALTILQFHMQRKWVHYDD; translated from the coding sequence ATGTCGCAAAGCGCTGTTGCCGAAGTTTCCTTGCAGCCCGGTCGGCCCCGGCGCTTCCTGAAGCCGGAGACGCAGACAGCCATGCTGTTCCTGCTGCCGAGCTTCCTCGGCTTCATGGTCTTCATGGCCTTGCCGATCGTGGCGTCGCTGGCGCTCAGCTTTACCAACTGGCAGCTGATCTCGACGCCGTCCTTCGTCGGCTTTCAGAATTATATCAGGCTCTTCACCGTTGATCCGGCCTTCTACACCATATTGCGCAACACGCTGTTCTTCGCCGTCGAGTATCTGGCGCTGAACCTCGTCATCTCGTTGACGCTGGCGGTCTGGATATCGAGCCTGAAGCGCGGCAAGGCGATCTTCCGGGTAATCTTCTTCCTGCCGACCTTCACGCCCACCATCGCGGCGTCGGTGGTGTGGCTGCTCATCTTCACACCGGACGGGCTGGCCGACACCATCATCCGCGCGCTCGGCCTCGGCTTGCCGAATTTCCTGCTGAGCTCGACCTGGGCCATGCAGGCGATCGTGCTCGTCACCCTGTGGGCGAATGTCGGCTACAACGTCGTGATGTTCAACGCCGCGCTCGACCTTGTGCCGAAGCATTATCTCGAGGCGGCGACGATCGACGGCGCCAATGCCTGGCAGCGCTTCTGGCGCATCCGCCTGCCGCTCATATCGCCGACCATCTTCTTCGGCACCGTGATGACGGCCATCACCTCGCTGCAGATCTTCGACGAGATCTTTGCGATGACGCGCGGCGGGCCGGGCTCGGCGACGGCCACGCTTGGCTTTGCCATCTACCAGAAGGGCTTCACCAATTTCCAGATGGGCTATGCCTCGGCTCTCGCCTGGGTGATGTTCGTCATGATCATGGCGCTCACCATCCTGCAGTTCCACATGCAGCGCAAATGGGTGCATTATGACGACTGA
- a CDS encoding SDR family NAD(P)-dependent oxidoreductase has product MTVQDEFRLAVVVVGASRGIGRAIAKIAAREDNVVVLVARSPEGLAAAAADVRQAGGEAFTLELDLFAADASARLEAFLTANDLVCGVLVNSAGYGLRGAATILPVNDQLGIIDLNIRALTDMTLRFLPGMLARGRGGVINLGSIAGLVPGPYMALYYASKGFVHSFSDALHQEVRRFGVTVTCVAPGPVSTEFLEKAGANRAALFKILPKLDAEYVAERAWSGFNSGRRRVVPGISAKLITLVAAFLPTAAILPLIGRLQRRSKDPCPCGSGKSLKECCGSRSPARSKLQK; this is encoded by the coding sequence ATGACCGTGCAGGATGAGTTTCGTTTGGCTGTCGTCGTGGTTGGGGCTTCCCGCGGCATTGGACGAGCAATTGCAAAGATTGCGGCACGTGAAGACAATGTCGTCGTGCTCGTCGCGCGTTCGCCTGAAGGCCTCGCCGCTGCGGCGGCCGACGTACGGCAGGCCGGCGGCGAGGCGTTCACGCTGGAGCTGGATCTCTTCGCAGCCGATGCGTCGGCGCGTCTCGAGGCTTTTCTAACCGCCAACGATTTGGTCTGCGGCGTCCTGGTCAACAGTGCTGGGTATGGTCTGCGAGGTGCAGCAACGATACTCCCCGTCAACGATCAGCTTGGGATCATCGATCTCAATATACGCGCCCTGACCGATATGACCCTTCGCTTCCTGCCTGGAATGCTGGCGCGCGGACGTGGCGGCGTGATCAATCTCGGCTCCATAGCGGGTTTGGTTCCCGGGCCGTACATGGCTTTGTATTACGCAAGCAAGGGTTTCGTGCACTCTTTTTCGGACGCGCTCCATCAGGAAGTGCGCCGCTTTGGCGTTACCGTGACATGTGTCGCGCCCGGACCGGTATCCACCGAATTCCTTGAAAAGGCCGGCGCGAACCGGGCGGCTCTCTTCAAGATATTGCCCAAGCTGGACGCTGAATATGTCGCTGAGCGGGCCTGGAGCGGTTTCAACTCCGGCCGTCGCCGCGTTGTCCCTGGCATTTCAGCCAAGTTGATCACTCTTGTCGCCGCATTCTTGCCGACCGCAGCTATTCTCCCTCTGATCGGTCGCCTGCAGCGCAGGAGCAAAGATCCATGTCCTTGCGGTTCAGGGAAGAGCCTCAAGGAATGTTGCGGTAGCCGCTCCCCGGCACGGAGCAAGCTGCAGAAATAG
- a CDS encoding 2-oxo acid dehydrogenase subunit E2, whose amino-acid sequence MRGRTIKLSASRRLVGDLMRFSIGVPRVTVQRQMNLRPLLDARDGPDARPSWTVLFLKGYALLSQEIPELRRAYVKFPRPQLYEYPASVASIAHEREHDGERVVLLSIIKGPEQRSISQLETLIRAARSLPVLEIKEFRRSLKLARAPAPVRWLLMWLGLNIGRKRARYFGTFQLSVYSGLGAESLNPITPLTTLLNYGPIGEDGSVAVRIHYDHRVMDGANVARALERFERILNGEIADEVKSLAQSGTPTIMSTVGTSK is encoded by the coding sequence ATGAGAGGCCGAACGATCAAGCTCTCGGCATCGCGACGACTTGTCGGAGATCTGATGAGATTCTCGATCGGGGTGCCACGCGTGACGGTCCAGCGGCAAATGAACCTTCGGCCGCTCCTCGATGCCAGAGACGGACCGGATGCCCGGCCGTCCTGGACTGTGCTTTTCTTGAAGGGATACGCCCTGCTCTCTCAAGAAATTCCCGAATTGCGGCGCGCTTATGTCAAGTTTCCAAGGCCGCAGCTCTATGAATATCCGGCCAGTGTGGCCTCCATTGCCCATGAGCGCGAGCATGACGGAGAGCGGGTCGTTCTGCTGAGCATCATCAAAGGTCCCGAGCAACGCTCCATTTCCCAGCTGGAGACGCTGATCCGCGCAGCAAGGTCACTTCCGGTTCTGGAGATCAAGGAGTTTCGGCGCTCGCTGAAGCTCGCTCGCGCACCTGCCCCTGTGAGGTGGCTGCTCATGTGGCTCGGGCTCAATATCGGGCGGAAGCGTGCGCGTTATTTCGGCACGTTCCAATTGTCTGTCTATTCGGGCCTGGGAGCGGAGTCTCTCAACCCGATCACCCCACTGACCACACTTCTCAACTACGGTCCAATCGGCGAGGATGGATCGGTTGCTGTCCGCATCCACTACGACCACAGGGTCATGGATGGAGCGAATGTCGCTCGGGCGTTAGAACGGTTCGAAAGAATCTTGAACGGCGAGATCGCCGACGAAGTAAAAAGCCTCGCCCAGAGCGGAACCCCTACCATCATGTCGACGGTAGGGACGTCGAAATGA